The nucleotide window TCTACTTCGGGTAAAGTTTTTCCGGCTTTGTTCAGCGCAATATCTACTACCGGCACAATGTTCTGTAAATGGGCTCTCGACGCCAATTCAGGAATAACACCGCCGTATTGCGCATGTACTGCCTGGGTGGCAATACTGTTCGACAATATGTTCCCGTCTTCGCAAATTGCTGCAGAGGTTTCATCGCAGCTCGATTCTATTGCTAATATTATAGGCATGTGCAAAAGTAAGGGTTGTGTGGTTTAGTTGACTCGCTGATACGTTGATTGGAATAGAACCAAAAGTCCGGTTTCAGGCATTCTTGTTAACTGATCAACCCATTACTAACTTCTGATAGCCACCACCGGATCCATCTTGGCTGCCTGCATCGCGGGAATGATTCCGGCAATGATACCTACCAATATACAGATAAAGAAGGTCCAGGCCATATTGGCTACAGAAACATAGATCGGGAATTCCAGGGCCTTGGTAAGAATGAAAGCCAGTAATACTACAAGCCCAAGCCCGATAATACCGCCTATAATGCAAAGAAAAGCTGCTTCGAGCAAAAATTCTGTCAGTATAATATGCCGTTTGGCGCCAATGGCTTTTTTAAGTCCGATCTGGGGAGTTCGTTCTTTCACCGTAACAAACATAATGTTAGCAACACCAAATAATCCCACAATAAGACTGATGCCTCCAATAATGGCGCCACCAATATTCAGGCCCACAAAAGCAGCTTCTACTTCTTTGCTGATATCATTCAGGTCGTTGAGGGCAAAGTCGGATTCCTTGGTGGGACTTAAGCGGTGTATACTTCGCATAACACCATCCAACTCGTCTTTTAAAACGGTACTGGTGATATGCTCGTATCCTTTAACCATTATTTTAGGATCGGAGAATCTTTCGAGGTAAATAGTTTTGGCAAATGCGTAAGGTATAATAATACTTTTATCGTAGTCCCAGCCGCCGGTTAACTGCTTACCCTGTTTTTTAATAACACCAATTACTTTTACCAGTCGCCCTTTCAGTTTAATGTCTTTATTAATAGCTGCTTCCGAGAGGGTAAAAAGTTTGGTGGCTACTTCATCACCAATGACTGCTACATTGGTACCGTAATTAAACTCTGCATCAGAAATATATCGGCCCTGGGCAAACGTGAGCTTCTGTATCTGGTTGTATTCTTCACTTGCACCATAAATTTTTACACCACTTAAAATGGAGCCGCCGAATTCGATATTGTCTGAAATATCGTAAAAAAAAGCTGCGTACTGCGTACTGGGAGATCGTTCTTTGATTTGTTTGAGTTCATGGAATTTGGGGTAGGGGCGATTTACAAATTTCCACCAGGGATAGTCGGGGCCGCCGCTCCATACCCATTTATCGATGAAGATAATATTATCGCCCATCGATTTTATTTCGTTCTGAATATTGCGTTGCAGGCTGTTTACTGTGGCCAACACCCCAATAATGCAGAATATACCGATGGTTACGCCGAACAAACTTAAAAAAGTTCGCAGCTTGTTTTTCAATAGCTCCTGTAAAGCCATCTTAAAACTATTGCCTATTATTTCTAAAGTAGAACGTATAGTTTCAACAATTTAACAGGCAATTTAATATTTAATATCGGGAAATGGAACACTGTTTTACTCAAACAGCTCGTATTTTGTTTTGGGCCTGACCGCTTCATGCCATTGGAAACCTTCCAGTTTCATTTCTGAAGGTTTTTTTTGCTGTATGGGGTAAATAGTACCTTTTACATTACTTCGGAACGCAACCTTTTTTAATTGCTTGTCTTCAAAATAAGAATCGATAATATCACAGGTATTCTGATTAACACCCGTAAAGGCACTGTCATCATCCTGCAAATAATAAATACATTCTGCTGATCCCTTGGCCCGGACCGAATCCAGGCCGCCATCGACAAAATAGGCGTCTATCCGGGAGGCTTTGATCTGGTTAAAAACTTCATGCCCCATTGAGTTCACCATAAAACCGTTTTTAAATGCTTCCATCCAATGTGGTTGTTTGTTTTTCGTGTGCAGTAAAATGGTATCTCCGGTAATCTGGCTTTCCTTACCCCACACCACAGGGTCTTTATATAAACGGAATGTGGAGTCCCGGAAAGAATAAAATAAGCTATCAGACACAGCCTGCATCGAATCTGAATAGATTCTTACATGGTGAAAAGCTTCAAAATAGCGATCAGTACTGTCATTGGATGCTTTCAGGTCTTTCCGAAAGGTTTGCGAAATAACCTGCGCATTTTTTTTATCTGTTTTTACGATACTGTCGCCAACAATAACACTGTCGGCATGGCTCACACTGTCAATAACCGGAGGCAGAACCACGGTTTCGAAAAGGTCGGATAATTTCGCGCTAAAGAGGGTATCGGCAGCAACATAAAGCGAGTCATTATCCTGTTTGATGATCATGACGGGCTTTTGCGTTGCCAATATGGCTTCATTAAGCCGGTTTTGAAAAATGGTATTTGCAATAATGATCGTACCGCGTACAGAATCTACAGCGATGGCATTACCCTCCGCACGGGCTATGTTATCATCGAGATAAACTTTGTCAGCGTTTAGTGTTGACTTGTTGTCATCGTTAATAAACGGGCGCTGACCAAATTCCGCCTGTTTGGTTCGAAGATTATAATAACCTTCTTTCGTGTCAATACTTCTACGGGCGCTATCTTTTATATGTGTCATCGATATAAAAGTGACAACTTCCGTGGCGGTATTATATTGTAATGAGTCGGCGGTGATTTTGTAAGCCGGATCATTAACAACTACATCTTTTTTAAAAAACACATTTTGTACATCTCTATAGTATTCCCCTTCTTTACTGGTAATGACCGTTTTTTTATTGACAACTTTTCCTCCCTGTTTATACACGCCTGTATTGGTAACCATATTATATACCAGGCTGGGCGTGGTAAGTGTAGCCTGCCCGTCTGTTAAACGTACATTTCCGTCCAGGTTGGCTATCTGGGGATTGCCGAAGTATTTAAGATGATCTGAATAGATATTAGTGGTGTCCCCGTCATTAATATGAACATGTCCCCAGGCTTCAAAAGTATTTTGGCGGTCGTTTTTGATGGCTTTATCGGCCTTGAAAAGGGTATTCCCCTGCCTGAGCACCACGTCACCTTCCAATATGACAAGACTGTTGGTGTCTGATTCTTTTCTCAGAGACAGGGTATTGGAATGTATGATCTTTATCGTATCTTTTAAGAATGTTTTTGCCCTGCTGGCTGCAGATGGGTTAAGAGAACTGGTAGCGCTATAGGCTATCAGGCATCCAAACACCAATAGTGCAAAGGGAAAAAAAAGATGGAGCGATTTTGAAGTTTTTTTTATCACCTGGGTACTGAATCTTTTATTGCAGGAGCAGTTAGTTCGCCTGCTTTATTTTTTTTGCCAAAAACAGATATATTTACGTAGCGCTTAGGATGTACCCGCAAGTCATCCAGCAGTATTTCAGCGCTCAATAAAACGTCATTCATTTTATTATACAATTGCCGGTCGTTAGTTAAGGCGCCCAGGCTGCCATTGGGATTGGTAATATTATTGATGGCGCTATGAAGGTCGGAAATAGTAGCATTTAAGCTGTCCACTGTTTTTTGAAATTGTAATTGCTTTAAATTGCCGGTAAAGGTGTTGGCATTAAGTAGTATGCCCTCGATAGCCTCATTCTGGTTCTTCAGATTACCGGTAATAGCACTAACATTATCTAATGTAGCTGCCAACGGCTTGTTAACCCCGGCGAGCAATGCATTAAGGGAAGCAGTGGAGTAGTTCAGGTTAGTAATCGCGTTCTGAACATCACGCTGGGTGTTGGGGTTTAAAATCTGGTTGAAGTTAGACAATAGCAATGTAACAGAATCTGCTACCGTTTTGATCTTTGTCATCAAAGGTTTTGCTTCAGAAGAAAGATTACCCAGCAAACCCGCTTCCTCTTTAGTAGCAATTCTGCCTCCGTCTTCAATTAAGGTAGTTGAAGTGCCTCTCTCAATAACGATATTCGCAGAACCCAGAAGGCTTCCCTCGATATAAGCAACCGAGTTAGACGGTATGTGTACATCTTCGGTAATACTCAAAACTACTTTTATTGCAGTTACATTTTCGTCTGCAGGCTCCATAGAGTAAACCGTTCCCACTGTCAGACCGTTTATTTTTATAAAATTTGATTTTTCAAGCCCGCCTACCGATTTAAAAATGGCATAGATCTTTGGTGTGCGGTTGAAGATATCTTTTGCTTTTAAAAACCTGAAACCAATTATTAATAAAGCTATAGATACGAGTGCCAGTACACCTACTTTTACTTCATTTGAAATTTTCATTGTACAAATTTACTTTGGGTTTGAACGCCGGGTAGCGCGCGACATATTTCTGATAGTCAAATTAATAAGTATTACAATATCTGCCTAAGACAAATTATATGCCTGATTTTCTTTTGATCAGTTATTGGTTAATCATTTAGCAAAGTAGCTTAAATAAGTTGGTTTAACCATATTTTTCCAAATAAACCTTTACAGCATTAACAATATCTTTAACAATGGTGTTTTGTCCTTCTTCGCTCATCAGGTAAGCCTGGTCGTCGTTATTGCTTATAAAACCCATTTCTACGAGGATACTGGGCATACCGGTAGCTTGTAACACCCAAATGCCTTTATGGTTGCGTTGTTGAACGCCACGGCTGGTTCGCCCGCTGGCTACAAATTCCTTTTCAACCAGTGTTGCCAGGGCGTAGCTTTTGCGGAAGTAATGCTGTGCATAAATAAGCATACGCGCTTTTTCTGCCGGGTCATTGAGGTCCGGCAGTTTTAAGCTGTCTGCATCCAGGTCTTCGCCTTCCTCATTATAATAGTCTTCGTCGTCATCGGGCACATTATTTTTCAGGGAAGACAACTTTTGATCGTTTTTATTGACTGCCCAGATATAAGTCTCCGTTCCCTTCGCCTTATTTTCCACCCATACATCCTGGTAGCTGTTGACATAATAGGTTTGTTTTACTTTCTTTTTTCCTTTTTTAACCATCCGGGTACGTGCCTGCCTGCCTACAACTTTTTTAGTATACCATCCACCTGGTTTTCTTCCCGCAGCATTACAATGCAATGAAATGAAAAGATCTCCATGATTTTCGTTTGCAAATTGCGCGCGATACCGGTTGGCCGCATTCGCATTGGTATTACCTCCCGGCAGGGGAAAAGTGGACCTGGTTTCGAGGGTTTTGATGGACGGAAAAGTTTCTCTTAGCGCTTTGGCCAATTTTAAACCCACGGCAAGGGTAATGGTTGCCTCATTGGTTTCGGTACCTCTTGCACCCACATCCGGGCCTCCATGGCCCGCATCAACAACTATCGTTTTTACGGATGAAGTGTTTTGCTGACCCCAGGCCGTACCTAAACAATGGAGAACACAGCCAGCAATAAATAAGAATCGAATCATTAATTTAGTTCGTGTCATTTTAAGGCTCCTCTTGTAGAGTAAGCCGGTTTTATATTTACGTTAACTATAGAGCCCGCTCCGTGTCTTTTACATATAGGTTTGTAACATATTTTTTGTTAAAAATCAATATATGTGACCCTATACATCATTTTTCATTCGGGCGCATGAAATTAGAATGAAAAATTTACTGTACGTTTGCGAACTTTGAAAACCAATGCGCAAATTTAAAAGAATTTACCATGCCGTACTTATACTTACTGTTATCTTCCTTTTAACGGTCAGTAAACAAATTGGCGCTATTAATTTTTTATTTAAGATATCTCCCGCTTATGAAGAGTCCAGTAGGCTGGCAATGTCTTCTTTTTCCCTATCTGATACGGTTCCGCTAAAAAAGGATTCACTTCTTAAACTACTGAAAGATACGATTCCGGGTTTGAAAGACAGTTTGCAAATTGCGGACAGTACACTAGCAGACAGTTTACCACGAGCAAGAGTAGATACATTTACTTTAAAAGTTTCGAAAGATAGTTTGGAAGCTCCTGTTGTATACGAAGCACAGGATTCTGCTATAGGGTTGGTACAGGGCAAAACCATCGAATTGTATGGTAAGGCTAAAACAGAATATCAAACCAGTTCTTTGCAGGCTCCTTACATGCGGCTTAATCAGGCCACAGGCGTTGTGTCAGCGAGGGCGGGCAGGGATAGCACGGGTGCTGTGGTTGATTATATTGAAATGAATGACGGGCAAAGCCAGTATAAATCGGATAGCCTGGATTATAACTTTCAAAACCAGAGAGGCTTGATACGGGGCACCATTTCTCAACAGGGAGAAATGTTTGTGCACTCCCATATAGCTAAAAAAGTGAATGAGAATACGGTATACGCCACCGGTAACTTTTTCACTACTTGTAATTTAGATCACCCCCATTTTGGTTTCAGAGCCAACAGGGCAAAAATCGTTAATAAAAAACTGGCTGTAACCGGCGCTGTCCGTCCCGAATTTGATTCGGTGCCCGTACCGGTTTACCTGCCTTTCGGTTTTTACCCGCTTTACCAGGGCCGGCATTCGGGTGCAATGGCGCCAAGTTTTGAAACCAATGACCAGGAAGGGGTGGGTTTGTCCGGTTTGGGGTATTACCTCGGTATCAGCGACTATTGGGATGTACAGTTTACCGGCGATGTTTATTCTTTTGGAACCTGGAGTGCTAATGCGCTTCCAACCTACCGCAAGTTATACAAATACCAGGGTAACCTGAATTTGGGCGTTAGAAGTACGAAAAGGAATACAAGAGATGATCCTGACTATATGAAGACCATGAGCTATACTTTTAACTGGTCGCACAGCTCGGATAGCCGTTCCAGGCCCGGGGTGAATTTTGGCGCCAGTGTTAACTGGAGTTCTACTAACTATAGCCGTTTAATTCCCAATAATGCGCAGCTCAACTTTCAAAACGTAATCGGATCTTCTATTAATTATTCTAAGCAATGGCAGGATAAACCGTTTAACCTGTCGCTGTCTATGAATCATAGCCAGAACAACCAAAACCGGTCGATGACCATTAACTTCCCTACAGCCAATTTTGCAGTCACTACAATTTATCCTTTACAGAAAAAAGAAAGCGTAGGTAAGAAAAAGTGGTATGAGCAATTAGGTATCGGCTATAATGGTAGCTTTAGAAACGATTTTAACTTTTACGATTCGGTGGCTTATTCAAGAAGTAATGATCTCATTAATAACAGGCGTTTCATGAAATTCTTGCTGGATACTGCCCGATGGAGCGCTAACCATAATATTCCTATTACACTTTCTTTGCCCTCCATCCTGAATGGAGCACTGGTAATTGCACCTTCTGTTTCTTACTCCCAGGAGTGGGTGGATGGGGTCACTACGATGAGCTGGGGACCTAAAACATTTTACAGGAGGAATATGGCCAATAATGGTGATAGTTCTTATGTGAGAGATACGATACTGGCAGATGTAGCCCGTGGCTTCAAGATCAAGCAGCAAACTTCATTTGGTATCTCATTTAATACAGCATTATATGGTAGCTATGAATTTAAAGGAGAGAAGGTAAAAGCTATCCGGCACGTAATGAGACCAACCTTCGGCCTGAATTATACACCGGACCTGACAAAAAACTTCTGGAAGCCTGTACAAATAGATAGTATTGGTACGATAGCGCTGTATAACCAGTTAGATGGGTTGTACTCCCGGCCCGTTAGCCAGTTTACGAGCAGGGAATCCGGAGGTATTAGCTTTGGGTTAGATAATAATCTCGAAATGAAAGTAAGGGCCAAACCGAAAAAAAAGAAGCCTGGCAGCAGCTCGTCAGATGAAGGAGAGGATGATAAAGAAAAAGATTCTTTTGTAGATACGAAAGAGGAAGATGCTGAAAATGGTATCAAAAAAATAAAACTGATAGATGGTTTTGGGTTCAACGGATCGTATAATTTTTTAGCAGACAGTTTAAAATTGTCACCGATCAGCATGTATTTCAGGACCAACCTTTTTGAAAAAATAAACCTGAACGCCTCAGCTACCTTAGTTCCCTATGAATTAAACGAGACGGGATATGCGACTTCCAGGTATGCCTGGGCTGGCGATGGAGGATTTAAAATAGGTACGGTAACCAACGCCAGTATTTCTATGAGCACCAGTTTTCAGAGTAAGCCGAAAGACCCGGAAAAGGCAAAAGCCAGGGAAAAAGCCATTAACGAAAGTTTGAATGATCCGATGCTTCAGGGCGATCAAACCAGGTTGATGGAGTATATGCGTCAGAATCCGGCGCAGTTCGTAGATTTCAACACGCCCTGGTCTATTAATTTATCCTATTCATTAAACTATTCCCGCCAAAATCGGAATCCATTGACATTACAAAGTTCCACCAGTCCGATTACTTCCAGCGTTAATTTCAATGGTAGCTTTAACCTGACTCCAAAATGGAATTTCAGTGTAAACGGGTTCTATGATTTTTCTACAGCCAAAATACAGACCTTCTCGATGGCCATTTCGCGTGACCTGCATTGCTGGCAGATGGCTATTAATGTTACACCCATAGGTTTGTACCGCTTCTTCAATTTCACCATTAGTCCGAAAGCGGGTATTCTACAAGACCTTAAGATCAATCGTAGCCGTTCTTTTGTTGGCGGAAGATAATTTCAGTTGTTTATTTGGACGATTTCTTTTGTGCAAAAACAAATTCAGCGAAGCCCAAAATATCCCAGAAGATATTTGCATTCAGCTTTTTGGAGCTCAGTATACCTGCCAGTAACCTGAACGGTGTTAATAAAATAAACAGCTTATTACGGCGGACACCCGATTGTATAACCCTGCAGTCATTGCCTTCGAATATTCCTGCTATTTCTTTTACAGAATAAAGCCGTACATGGGTAGGGTCGTCTTTAAAATTCAATGTACCGTGCATGCTCGGTAAGCGTGTACTTTTTTCACCCGGGTATTCAATATAAAAGTAACCGCTTGGCTTTAACTTTTTGATAAGTGCAGGCAAAACCAGGTCGCCGTTATGAAGATGTTCGATTACATGCGCCATCCTGATAAAGTCAAAATAACTGTCAGGGATGATCTCCAGGTTTAATTGGGTAAGGTCCAGCTCATAGAAGCTATGCATGGTGGCGAAGTCGCTTTCGCCGTTATTAAAATCTCTTACTATATCAATCCCATGGTACTCGCAATTCGGATACATGGCCTTTGTTTTGGAAGCCGACCGGTTGCCGGATCCTACATCCAGTAAAGTAAAAGGCTGGTTGCCAAATGTTCGGTTGATGTATAGAAACTTGGGCGTTTGTTTTTTTAGAAAGCGAAGCATGATGATGAGTAGGTCTGATGATTCATTAAAGAGTATTTTTCCGGATATGATCGTACATGGTAGTAAACACTTTGTCTTTTAATTCCAATGCAGTCATATCTTTAGAAGAGACCGGGGGGAGGAAGTGGATCTCCAGTCTCCTGGGTAAAAAGAAAAAGGTTTTATGTAAAGGAACAGCTTCCTTTGTGCCTGAAATAATAGCCGGGATAATTTCAGTTTTCGTTTCGTAGGCCAGCTTGAAAGCTCCGCTGTAGAAAGCTTTTAGCGGCTCTTTAGTACGGTTTCGCGTTCCTTCGGGATAAATACACATATGCATTCCTGTTCTCAACACCCATTTCATTTTTTCAAAGCTTACCCGGCGGCTTTTTTCACTTTTACGATCAACCAGTACCGATCCCTTGGCATAATAAAGACCAAACAAAGGTATTTTGGCAAAACTCATTTTAGCAATGGTTTTGTTAGGGCCTGGTATAAATGGCGATGAAAGGGGAATATCCAGTAGCGAATTATGATTACAGGTGACAATATAGCTTTTGCCTTTTTCAAAATGTTGGGTACCGGTAACTCTAAAGGGGCATCCGATGAGGAACAGCCATACCCGCATCCAAATCCTGGAGATCCTTATAAGGAAATGGGTACCTCCCGGCTCCGGTATCAGGTAGGAGATCAACGAAATGGGTAAGATAATCAGAAATGTAACAATAAAACTCAGCAAGCCCCAGGTGGCCCAAACTCTGCCTGCTATCTCTTTGAAAATGTTCATGCTTACTGTTGAATATCAGCAAAAATAGTAGATTTCAATTTTGACTATTTATCTTTTAATTTAGGACGACGAGTTTTATAGTTGTCCGATAAATATAACCTGCTATTTGTTTCTCGCAGAGCACACAGGTAAGCAGAGAGACAGGGAAAATGTATTGAGTTATTGAAAATTGATTGTTAATCATCGAATATCTCCCTCCTCGCCACTTGCCATTCCCCACTATCCTGTTCTCCTACAATTTCCAATCCACCGGCTCGATACCATGCTTCATCAGGTATTGATTGGTTTTTGAGAAATGCTGGCATCCCAGGAACCCTGCGTGCGCTGATAAAGGGGAAGGATGTGCTGCTTTAAGGATATGATGTTTTGACTCATCGATAAAAGCAGCCTTCTCCTGGGCAAATTTTCCCCAAAGCAAAAACACCACATGTTCTTTTTCTTCAGCGATCTTTTTAATAACGGCATCGGTAAATTGAGCCCAGCCAATTTTAGCATGGCTCATAGGCTCGCCCGCACGAACGGTTAACGAAGCGTTCAGCAGAAAGACACCTTCTGCCGCCCATTTACTCAGATCCCCGTTCTTTGGCCTTTCCATGCCTATATCCGTCTGTAATTCTTTAAAAATATTCACGAGCGAAGGAGGAGCCGGTACGCCTGGCTGAACAGAAAAGCATAAGCCATGGGCCTGGCCGGGTCCATGATAAGGATCCTGCCCCAGGATGAGTACTTTAACTTTATCAAACGGAGTGGAATTAAATGCGTTAAAGATCATTCTCCCCGGCGGGTAAATGATTTTATTTTGCTCTTTTTCCGTTTTAAGATGATTCACAATATTCGAAAAGTAAGGCTTATCGAATTCTTCTTTTAATTGTTCTTTCCAGGAAGCTTCTATCTGTACGTCCATTGGTCTCGTAATTTAAGTCTCAAACCTACCTAAAATTTTTCAATCCTGAAATCAGTTGAATATTAATGGGATGATTTTTGCACACTTATGTGGAAGTGATAAACTTATAAGATCAAGCCATCACTGTAAATAAAAATGATGTAAATTACTGCAACGATTTTTTAAACTATGGAGTATATAGATTATTACAAAGTGCTGGGTGTAGAAAAGAATGCAACGGCTGATGATATTAAAAAGGCCTACCGGAAACTGGCACGCAAACATCACCCCGATTTAAATCCGAATGATCCCGAAGCCGTTAAAATCTTCCAGCAAATCAATGAAGCGCATGAAGTGTTGAGCGATGCTGATAAACGCAAAAAATATGACCAGTATGGCCAGGACTGGAAGCATGCCGATCAGTTTGAACAGGCCCGCCGGCAACGGCAGCAGGAGAGCAGTTCACAGCATGCATACGGCGGAGAAGAACATTTTTCATATAGCAATGAGGGCGATTTTTCTGACTTCTTTTCACAGATGTTTGGCGGTATGGGCGGGGGGGCATCGCAGCGGAATGTAAAGTATAAGGGACAAGACTACCG belongs to Niabella yanshanensis and includes:
- a CDS encoding ABC transporter permease, coding for MALQELLKNKLRTFLSLFGVTIGIFCIIGVLATVNSLQRNIQNEIKSMGDNIIFIDKWVWSGGPDYPWWKFVNRPYPKFHELKQIKERSPSTQYAAFFYDISDNIEFGGSILSGVKIYGASEEYNQIQKLTFAQGRYISDAEFNYGTNVAVIGDEVATKLFTLSEAAINKDIKLKGRLVKVIGVIKKQGKQLTGGWDYDKSIIIPYAFAKTIYLERFSDPKIMVKGYEHITSTVLKDELDGVMRSIHRLSPTKESDFALNDLNDISKEVEAAFVGLNIGGAIIGGISLIVGLFGVANIMFVTVKERTPQIGLKKAIGAKRHIILTEFLLEAAFLCIIGGIIGLGLVVLLAFILTKALEFPIYVSVANMAWTFFICILVGIIAGIIPAMQAAKMDPVVAIRS
- a CDS encoding OstA-like protein; the protein is MIKKTSKSLHLFFPFALLVFGCLIAYSATSSLNPSAASRAKTFLKDTIKIIHSNTLSLRKESDTNSLVILEGDVVLRQGNTLFKADKAIKNDRQNTFEAWGHVHINDGDTTNIYSDHLKYFGNPQIANLDGNVRLTDGQATLTTPSLVYNMVTNTGVYKQGGKVVNKKTVITSKEGEYYRDVQNVFFKKDVVVNDPAYKITADSLQYNTATEVVTFISMTHIKDSARRSIDTKEGYYNLRTKQAEFGQRPFINDDNKSTLNADKVYLDDNIARAEGNAIAVDSVRGTIIIANTIFQNRLNEAILATQKPVMIIKQDNDSLYVAADTLFSAKLSDLFETVVLPPVIDSVSHADSVIVGDSIVKTDKKNAQVISQTFRKDLKASNDSTDRYFEAFHHVRIYSDSMQAVSDSLFYSFRDSTFRLYKDPVVWGKESQITGDTILLHTKNKQPHWMEAFKNGFMVNSMGHEVFNQIKASRIDAYFVDGGLDSVRAKGSAECIYYLQDDDSAFTGVNQNTCDIIDSYFEDKQLKKVAFRSNVKGTIYPIQQKKPSEMKLEGFQWHEAVRPKTKYELFE
- a CDS encoding MlaD family protein is translated as MKISNEVKVGVLALVSIALLIIGFRFLKAKDIFNRTPKIYAIFKSVGGLEKSNFIKINGLTVGTVYSMEPADENVTAIKVVLSITEDVHIPSNSVAYIEGSLLGSANIVIERGTSTTLIEDGGRIATKEEAGLLGNLSSEAKPLMTKIKTVADSVTLLLSNFNQILNPNTQRDVQNAITNLNYSTASLNALLAGVNKPLAATLDNVSAITGNLKNQNEAIEGILLNANTFTGNLKQLQFQKTVDSLNATISDLHSAINNITNPNGSLGALTNDRQLYNKMNDVLLSAEILLDDLRVHPKRYVNISVFGKKNKAGELTAPAIKDSVPR
- a CDS encoding N-acetylmuramoyl-L-alanine amidase family protein, whose protein sequence is MIRFLFIAGCVLHCLGTAWGQQNTSSVKTIVVDAGHGGPDVGARGTETNEATITLAVGLKLAKALRETFPSIKTLETRSTFPLPGGNTNANAANRYRAQFANENHGDLFISLHCNAAGRKPGGWYTKKVVGRQARTRMVKKGKKKVKQTYYVNSYQDVWVENKAKGTETYIWAVNKNDQKLSSLKNNVPDDDEDYYNEEGEDLDADSLKLPDLNDPAEKARMLIYAQHYFRKSYALATLVEKEFVASGRTSRGVQQRNHKGIWVLQATGMPSILVEMGFISNNDDQAYLMSEEGQNTIVKDIVNAVKVYLEKYG
- a CDS encoding putative LPS assembly protein LptD is translated as MRKFKRIYHAVLILTVIFLLTVSKQIGAINFLFKISPAYEESSRLAMSSFSLSDTVPLKKDSLLKLLKDTIPGLKDSLQIADSTLADSLPRARVDTFTLKVSKDSLEAPVVYEAQDSAIGLVQGKTIELYGKAKTEYQTSSLQAPYMRLNQATGVVSARAGRDSTGAVVDYIEMNDGQSQYKSDSLDYNFQNQRGLIRGTISQQGEMFVHSHIAKKVNENTVYATGNFFTTCNLDHPHFGFRANRAKIVNKKLAVTGAVRPEFDSVPVPVYLPFGFYPLYQGRHSGAMAPSFETNDQEGVGLSGLGYYLGISDYWDVQFTGDVYSFGTWSANALPTYRKLYKYQGNLNLGVRSTKRNTRDDPDYMKTMSYTFNWSHSSDSRSRPGVNFGASVNWSSTNYSRLIPNNAQLNFQNVIGSSINYSKQWQDKPFNLSLSMNHSQNNQNRSMTINFPTANFAVTTIYPLQKKESVGKKKWYEQLGIGYNGSFRNDFNFYDSVAYSRSNDLINNRRFMKFLLDTARWSANHNIPITLSLPSILNGALVIAPSVSYSQEWVDGVTTMSWGPKTFYRRNMANNGDSSYVRDTILADVARGFKIKQQTSFGISFNTALYGSYEFKGEKVKAIRHVMRPTFGLNYTPDLTKNFWKPVQIDSIGTIALYNQLDGLYSRPVSQFTSRESGGISFGLDNNLEMKVRAKPKKKKPGSSSSDEGEDDKEKDSFVDTKEEDAENGIKKIKLIDGFGFNGSYNFLADSLKLSPISMYFRTNLFEKINLNASATLVPYELNETGYATSRYAWAGDGGFKIGTVTNASISMSTSFQSKPKDPEKAKAREKAINESLNDPMLQGDQTRLMEYMRQNPAQFVDFNTPWSINLSYSLNYSRQNRNPLTLQSSTSPITSSVNFNGSFNLTPKWNFSVNGFYDFSTAKIQTFSMAISRDLHCWQMAINVTPIGLYRFFNFTISPKAGILQDLKINRSRSFVGGR
- a CDS encoding class I SAM-dependent methyltransferase — translated: MLRFLKKQTPKFLYINRTFGNQPFTLLDVGSGNRSASKTKAMYPNCEYHGIDIVRDFNNGESDFATMHSFYELDLTQLNLEIIPDSYFDFIRMAHVIEHLHNGDLVLPALIKKLKPSGYFYIEYPGEKSTRLPSMHGTLNFKDDPTHVRLYSVKEIAGIFEGNDCRVIQSGVRRNKLFILLTPFRLLAGILSSKKLNANIFWDILGFAEFVFAQKKSSK
- a CDS encoding lysophospholipid acyltransferase family protein; translation: MNIFKEIAGRVWATWGLLSFIVTFLIILPISLISYLIPEPGGTHFLIRISRIWMRVWLFLIGCPFRVTGTQHFEKGKSYIVTCNHNSLLDIPLSSPFIPGPNKTIAKMSFAKIPLFGLYYAKGSVLVDRKSEKSRRVSFEKMKWVLRTGMHMCIYPEGTRNRTKEPLKAFYSGAFKLAYETKTEIIPAIISGTKEAVPLHKTFFFLPRRLEIHFLPPVSSKDMTALELKDKVFTTMYDHIRKNTL
- the ung gene encoding uracil-DNA glycosylase, with amino-acid sequence MDVQIEASWKEQLKEEFDKPYFSNIVNHLKTEKEQNKIIYPPGRMIFNAFNSTPFDKVKVLILGQDPYHGPGQAHGLCFSVQPGVPAPPSLVNIFKELQTDIGMERPKNGDLSKWAAEGVFLLNASLTVRAGEPMSHAKIGWAQFTDAVIKKIAEEKEHVVFLLWGKFAQEKAAFIDESKHHILKAAHPSPLSAHAGFLGCQHFSKTNQYLMKHGIEPVDWKL